The Octopus sinensis linkage group LG22, ASM634580v1, whole genome shotgun sequence nucleotide sequence ctccaagagtatagtgggtgctttttacattccactggcacaggagccagtcagacaggCCTGGCAGcaatcacgtttggatagtgGAGCCAGTCAGCAGGTACtgacatcagccacattcagatgtctgtgtatgtctatatatagatatacacactcacatttatgtatgtatgtgtatatatatattttttttttctctttcccagcTCCACCAAAAAGCAGCTCTGTAGACACAGATGGATCCATCGGGATATTGTCATctcaagaaagtttacaggtaactatatatcttatattatattattttatgtcagCTTtccttgctctgtgtgtgtgtgtgcatatgtatatatgtatgtatatcatcatcatcatttaacgtccattgtccatgctggcatgggttggaaggtttgaccagggctggtaatctgggaggctgcaccagactctagtctgatttggcatggttttctacagctggatgcccttcctaacaccaatcactctgagagtgtaatgggtacttttacatgccaccggcacgtgtgccatttgcgtgacaccggtaCCTGCCACAATTGTGATTTTGctcagtttgatgggtcttcttctgagGTCTTGGTCATtacctccctgaggcccaacactcgaaaggaactcagccactttgcctccaagagatacagacagacagatagctgcttaaagaagtgccaatctctttatggatggaacctgtggaagaggttgatccaggaagacatggggtgaGGAGATTAAGTATGATGTTCGGATGCTGAGTCTCATAGATGCAATGAtgagtgactgagacttttggcaatttcctgtggttgagaagaaatgtcaaaccaagtgaaatcattgttagTGGCCGGTGCCGATGACACGTAAAAGACACccggtacactctgtggagtggtcgacattaggaagggcatccagccataggcttctttcagtttctgtcaaccaaatccatacacaagtataaccgatgttggtgtgtttacatccccataacttagcaattcagcaaaagatattgatagaataagtaccaggctttaaaaaaaaaattactggggttAGTTCATTCaagtaaaagttcttcaaggtggtgccccagcatggccacagtctaatagaAATtaagccagatcagactggagtctggggcaggtctctggcttaccagatccagtcaaaccatccaacccatgccagcatggaaaacagattctgactgatgatgaggatgagaatgATAGCGAGAGAGGTGAGGAGTAACTACATTGACATCAGACTGTTGGATCAGGATATGAAGATTACAGAAAGCATTAATACAAAACTGATTCAGAAGGGGGTTAGCCAAACCGAGATGCTGTTCAGGTTTATCCAGGAAGAGTTACGACTGCACTGTATTCCTAGTGGATGGAAGTACTCcatcggttccgacgacgagggttccggttgatccgatcaacagaacagcctgctcgtgaaattaacgtgtaagtggctgagcactccacagacacgtgtacccttaacgtagttctcggggatattcagcgtgacacagagagtgacaaggtcggccctttgaaatacaggtacaacagaaacaggaagtaagagtgagagaaagttgtggtgaaagagtacagcagggatcaccaccatccctgccggagcctcgtggagctttaggtgtttttgctcaataaacactcacaacgcccggtctgggaatcgaaaccgcgatcctacgaccgcgagtccgctgccctaaccactgggccattgcgcttccacagtATTCCTAGTAAGACAACTACAAGAGAAATACTCTAACATTCATCAATCTACGAAAGGCCTTTAATATTTTTACTGTGGAAATCAGAGATCCTCTCCGGCCCCTTAGATCCTCTCCGGCCCCTTAGATCCTCTTCAACTATGCAACCCATTTCCAACGTGGAAAACAAGTGTAAAATTgcgatggtggtgtgtgtattcattcatgCATTTGTTTCTGTTAATCTTTATGCTTCTGTTTGTTTTTCAACTTCTCAGGATATGGACTTCACCCCTCAGCCTTACACTGTCCGGCGATATATAGGGCCTCAAGGGTAAGTCTAACATTTCTTGTTTGTGTGTAACTGAGATGAGGAGGGGCACCCTTTcgttactctatttattttgagatgctctgtgtttctttcaattactttaaatataacaaagaatttaataaaatgacttagttatcattaagctagtgttaggaacataaattgtgactaaggtttggtggaagattttaattcaaaacttatgaaaacaagacatttgtattcagagccaaggccggtttcagccgggttggtaacgaaagggttaaatatctaaGTATCTGAGATGAgatgttaattaaaatataatttcccaGACTAATTAACCCCCATCTTTTGAAAGGAAACGTTTTACAATGTTCTCgtgtcttttacatatttcactcgctggactgcggccatgctggggcaccacattgaactgtttagtcaaacaaacaagCCAACAATGGTTGTAAGTggtaggggagacaaacacaaacacacacatgtggaagtcctctttacaacacacacacacacaaagggcttctttcagtttctgtcaaccaaatccatacacaagtataaccgatgttggtgtgtttacatccccataacttagcaattcagcaaaagatattgatagaataagtaccaggctttaaaaaaaaaaattactggggttggttcattcaagtaaagttcttcaaggtggtgccccagcatggccacagtctaatgattgaaacaagataaaacatataaatttgtatatatggatctgtgtgtgtgtatatatatatatattgcattgactggcttccatgccagtggcacgtaaaatgcaccaaccgatcgtggacattgccagcctcctccggcccctgtgccagaggcacataaaaagtaccccctacagtcacggagtggttggcattaggaagggcatccagctgtagaaacactgccagatcagactggagcctggtgcagccttctggcttcccagaccccggtcgaaccatccaacccatgctagcatgaaaaacggacgttaaacaatgatgatgatatatatatatatatatatatatatatatttatttataggcacaggaatggctgtgtggtaagtagcttgctaaccaaccacatggttccgggttcagtcccactgcgtggcatcttgggcaagtgtcttctactatagccccgggccgaccaatgccttgtgagtggatttggtagacggaaactgaaagaagcctgtcgtatatatgtatatatatatgtgtgtctgtgtttgtccccctagcattgcttgacaaccgatgctggtgtgtttacatccccgtcacttagcggttcggcaaaagagaccgatagaataagcactgggcttacaaagaataagtcctggggtcgatttgctcgactaaaggtggtgctccagcatggccgcagtcaaatgactgaaacaagtaaaagagtatatatatatatatatattatgtatatatatattatatgtatgtatatatatatcctcatttaacatccgttgtccatgctggcatgggttggatggttgcaTCCAGAGCtgggggagctgcaccagactccagtctgatttggcatggtttccatggctggattcccttccttaatgccaaccactctacagagtgtgatgggtgcctttatgtggcaccatatcGGCACTTTTACGTATCACAGCACATTCACATGGCACCGCCCACGAGTGCTTTACACTACCAGAAAGAtcggtcttaacacttctgctgtgaatTCTTAGGTCTTCTTGGGTACGCCAAGGCACCAAGCATCACGGTCCTTTCTCATCctgcccacagacacacacacacacacacacgcacatacatttaacTGCTCCATACTGATACCATTATATTACTTCCAGAGACTTCGACATGGAAGATGAGCTCAGCTCAGATTTCACCTTACTTGGTGAGACAGGGTTAGGTGTGATGGAGAACCTCAGTTTAAGACTTAAAGTAAGATATCTTTACTTTTATCTCACGtacaactctctctctgtctctctctctctctctctctttctttctcttcttcagccTCACTTTAAGATTTAAAGATGTTCTTTCTCTGTCTCATGTCTTGCTCTCTTTCCTTCAACAACATTACTTTATAACATACCTACTCtatcttcactctctctttcacccttctcttctccctcccttctcttttctttttcatttctcttctctctcttctcattctcctcttcgctctcctattctctctctcacccttctcttctctcttctccttctctttcccattctctctctcccttccttctctctctctcccattctctctcttccccctcctctctctcctctttcccattctctctcttcttctctctctcccattctctctctctctcccttatcttctctctcttctctcttcccctcctctctcttgatatatatgtgttaatatgtatCTCTGTTCCTACAACTTTATGACAAACGAACTCTAttgttactctctctctgtctctccctctctcgccactctccactctctctctctctcctcactaaCCACCACAGTGTTTTCTTCTCCATTACAGGCCACAGGATATCTTTTTGACATCATGTCTGGTCAGTCCGAAGTGGACCACCCCCTCTGTGAGGTAAcgacttttttttcctcttgttctCTTGTCTTAGATCTTTCATGAAAACCAGTAAACTTAATAACTGGACACATTCAGTCGAGAATTCAAATTAGGACATAGGGTCGTCTACTTCACCCCTTCGGACATTAGCTGAACAACTGGATATATGACCTGGCCAAAATTGAAATTAACAGACagaattttaattctttcaaCTTTGAAATTTCTAGTTGATAACTTTGAATTGTTTTTGTAAACAGAAACCCATGTTGATGACACCtaatacactctgtagagtggttaacatccaaccatagaaaccaaaccagaatagactggagcctagtgcagctctccagcttaccaactCTAGTCAAACGTTTAACCCAGTGATTCTCAATCAAGACCCATATAAGCAAATTGGAGTTCCACAATAGGGTTTTAAGGAGCCCCTGAAAAATTTTTGCTTTAAATGccagtattggtatgtattgcaagaaacagctaggtttctttctctaacattttacatagtacAACCTAAACAAGGGAATGTGTGggaagcaaaataggaattttgaaagaagtctcTAAAATTAgagggtccaccagaatgaaatagtaatcaaaaggggtccgtgcaagcaaaatagtaaattggagatcaatgatagtattttaaggggccctgaaaaaattttgttttagatatatgtattgtaagaaacagctaggcttctttctctaacattttacattgttcatcctacacaagttaatgtgtggagAACAAAAACATGGATTTTGAAAGAAGTCTCTATAAAATTAgagggtccaccagaatgaaataataatcaaaggggtccatgcaagtaaaataataaattggaGATCAATGGTAGTATTTTAAGGGGCCCTGACTCtgtagaccaattcttgcatagaagagCCAATGGCATTGACTGAATGGCAATGTTGGTGGAAGACAAGATTGGTTTTGGTCGAGgctttttctcttgttgtttgagttcttccttttctcttttggtGGCTTCGAAGTTTTTGGTTCCGATGGTGATAGAACACCACCACTTGGTAGTTTCAGGTTTGTGTTTCAAATGATTTAGGTTCAATTCCAGTGGCTTTCAGTGTTGTATTCATCTTGTCAAATCAGaaagaattgttttatttttattttttctaatttcttctttatttttttttccattcttcaggAATGTACAGACACACTTCTTGACCAACTTGATCGTCAACTCTATTTTACAGAGGAGGAATGTAAACAATACAAGTAAGTCCATCTGATCGTTTCTATCACTGATGTAGTTttatcacatgatgtctagacaaaggtagacgcacacatacacatacacatacacacacacacatacacacacacactatctctcacacatacattcacacacatgacaagcttcattcagtttccatctaccaaatccacctattaggctttggtcaacctggggctataatagaagacatacccaaggtgccatgccgtggtactgaacctgagaccatatggTTGAATAGCAAGCTTTTTTAACCCCATAGCCTTACCTACAtcaaaaatgcaaaagaaactTGACACACGAGCAGTGGTCAGACAGTGACCTGGagagattactcttttacttgtttcagtcagttgactgcggccatgctggagcaccgcatttagtcgagcaactcgaccccaggacttattctttgtaagcccagtacttattctatcggtctcttttgccgaactgctaagtgatggggacataaacacaccagcatcggttgtcaagcaaagctagggaacaaacacagacacacaaacatacacgcacatatatatatatatatatatatatatatatatatatatacgacgggcttctttcagtttccgtctaccaaatccactcacaaggctttggtcggcccgaggctatagtagaaggcacttgcccaaggtgccacgcagtaggattgaacccggaaccatgtggttggtaggcaagctacttaccacacagccactcctgcgcctatagtccAGGTTCAGACCTGGCTGCGTGGTTTtatagattgtttttttttcactcttatcATATGACTGAAGTGGAGATAGGTCAGTGAGAGACCAATGCTATCCAACTATATACTCCTCCACAATCTGTggtcttaccatcatcatcatttaacctttaGTGCACTTAGGTGCATCATGCTGCTATATGCGTTTTCTCTCCTGAAGCTGCAGGTGCACTGTATTGCATTGAGAGGGGAGATATCTCATATGACAATATGATGCACCTACAGCATGTTAAAGTTCAATGTCcacattccatgctagcatgggttgggctgtttgaccatgttgttgggaatcaaacttcttgccatgcagccactcctgcaccccatgttaaatttttaaaaatctatatctgtttctttattacccacaaggggctaaacatagaggggacaaacaaggacagacaaacggattaagtcgattacatcgaccccagtgcataactggtacttaatttatcgacctcgaaaggatgaaaggcaaagtcgacctcggcagaattggaactcagaacgtagctgcagacaaaatatggctacgcattttgcccggcatactaataattctgccagctcactgccttttaaaaatctgtatgccagcgccgccccgactggcttctgtgccggtggcacataaaaagcaccatccgaacatggccgttgccagcgccgccttggctggcttccgtgccagtggcacattaaaagctccaaccgatcgtggccgatgccggacgcccctagcacctgtgcaggtggcacataaaaagcacccactaccttcgcggagtggttggcgttaggaagagcatccagctgtagaaactctgccagatcagactggagcctggtgcagcccctggcttcccagaccccggtcgaaccgtctaacccatgctagcatggaaagcggacactaaacgatgatgatgatgatgatgatgatagtatgaaaggcaaagtcgaccttggcggaattggaactctgaacgtagctgcagacgaaatactgctacacatttcacccggcgtgctaacgattctgccaactcaccgccttttaAAAATCTATATCACTTAATTGAAGATCTTAGTTACTTCTCCACTGATAcctttatgtttgtttatttatttcagagaTTTCCTCTTAAACCTGGACAACGCTGAAGAGAAGGAGGACCTGGAGACTTTAGACAATGAGCTGAAGCAGCTGGAAAAGGAGGAGATGTTGTTGAGGGAACAACTGGAGAAGGTGGAGACGGAACGTTCGGAGATGGCGAAGTTGATTGAAAAGGAGAAGGAAACTGCTAAACAACTGGAAGTTGAAGAAGAAAAGTatggaattgttgttgttttttttcattgtattatttgtGTTGCAACGAAATACTTAATTGCAGCAAAAGATCTCCTTGACTAACACAGACAACCATGGAAAATATGAGGAAGTAGACATTATGACAAtgatagatgcaggagtggctgtgtggtaagtagcttgctaaccaaccacatggttccgggttcagtcccactgtgtggcatcttgggcaagtgtcttctgctatagcgccgggccgaccaatgccttgtgagtggatttggtagacagaaactgaaagaagcctgtcgtatatatgtatatatatatatgtgtttgtgtgtctgtgtttgtccccctagcattgcttgacaaccgatgctggtgtgtttgcgtccccgtcacttagcggttcggcaaaatagaccgatagaataagtactgagcttacaaagaataagtcccggggtcgatttgctcgactaaaggcggtgctccagcatggccacagtcaaatgactgaaacaagtaaaaaatatatatatatataaatctgtatatcaCTTGTCTCTACTCctatcacacacactctcttttactccacACACACTCCCTTTTACTCCACTCATACTTTCCTATACTCCAATCACACTTTCCTATACCCCACTCACACTTTCCTATACTCCTCTATTTACAGATACTGGCAAGAGTATAACCAATGTAAACGAGATCTTCATCAATTTCAAGATGATCAAAGAAGGTGAGTTGATTGGTTGTTTGGATTTGACTAATGGAACTACACGCACAAGACCCAGCAATTCTTTCCATCTAATACAACAGCAGTCAAACCCACATCATCTGATTTCCAAATACATTACTGGGTTATTCCAGTGAAATTCAACAAGGGTCCATCACGAAGGTTCTTAGATTTTCTTCGAGTTTACACCATTCGTTAGTATCCATGATGGGagttattactgaagatttttcACTTTGTCCTATTTTTGACCCACCTGCCCCTGCTCAACAAAACAGGTTTTTCAGTAAGTGAATTCATGTCTTCTGTTAAGATTTCAGACCTTGCTGTAAGACTAGAGAACATGGGATGCTCCCTAACTGTTGTTACTAAGTAATAGCTACctaaacttgattttttttttttttagaatagcCCTCAAAATGTGGATTTTTGTCACTCTTGGTTGGCATTTTTTCTGCATTGGCTGAGTTAAAAGAATTGATTTTTAGTACCTGAAGAACTTAATTCAGTGGGGATTAAAGAAACATACTTTCCAATACTTTGCAATAACTGGTccctaaatattaaaaaaatccaatattttgaaaaatttcagAGATGGCCTTAAAATCTGACTGGCCATAGCTATAGAGTTGACATTTTCAGGGATTACTTCTCTCATGGATACTAACAAATGatataaatctgaaaaaaatCCGAGATCCTTTGCAATGAACCCTTGTTGAATTTCACTTTGTTCTCAGTGGTTTGTGGGAAGTTTATTTTGATACATTGCCatacaaaacccttttttttttttgtaatttttacacTTTGTTTAACCCTGCCTTAGTTATTACTTAGGTAATATTTGCCTcctaatataaaatgatatttatttcaccttctttccttatataataaggtggcaagctggcagaatcgttagcacgccaggcaaaatgcttagcagtattttgtcagtctttacattttctgagttcaaattccattgagatcgactttgccttccaattTTTGAGGCTGTGTAggcgataaaaataagtacaattCAAGCACCGGGATCCACCTTATCAATTTCCccacctctcaaaattgctgaccttgtgccaaaatttttttttaattgtttttactaTGGGAGATAACTCTTTCTATCTGATAGCGTCGAGATGAATATATTCACTGGATGTTGTTGTTACAGTTGCCGCACTAATACTGAGAACTATTTGAAACATTGTGAACTACTGGCTGTtagcaaacacaccaccaccaccaccctcattctCTCTCGTCTACtcctatgtatatctatgtgtatatgtgactgtgttCTCAACcaaacaactggtgttggtttgtttacattcctgtaacttaagtGGCTTGGCATAGGAGACAGAcagtagaataaatatcaggctgatTAATACACTCCTTTCATAGGAGTTTTGTGTGAAGTCCTTCCAACGAACTGCTCCAGCTTGTTAACTCCCAAATATGTCCCCTGTTCGAACTCTGGACCAATATTTCTTGACTAATTACTACCTTAGGTGCAGGCATGTCTGCCTGGTGATAGGTTTGCttctcaagcacatggttccgggttcagtcccaatgcgtggaactttgggcaagtgtcttctactataaccccaggtcaacaaaagccttgtaagtggatttggtagatggaaactgaaagaagcccatcatatacatttgtgtgtgtgtgtgcacatgtgtgtatatatctatgtgtatatgtgactgtgttCCCAACCaaacaattggtgttggtttgtttacattcctgtaacttaagtGGCTTGGCATAAGAGACAGAcagtagaataaatatcaggttttttttttaaaattctactgGGGCGGGGGTAGGGATTCATTCTACTAAAATTCtccaagacagtgctccagcatggccaccatccaATGACTGGAGCAtgtaaaagatagaaagacaggATTCACTGGGTCTCTTTATCCGGCACCTTATGGAATTAGGAACATTAACAGACTTGGtttgtaatgatggtggtgatgatgatgataatggtttcatactgatgttgtagtagtagtagtagtagaagcaacaGCAGCTCCTTAGCCAATTTCATTCAAACCCAATACAAATGTCAATATTAGTCCCATGGGTGGATTTTAAGGACTGGTATCATGTCACTGAGCAGTTAAATTCTACTTCCTGCCCACATGAATAGGTAACCAATGTCTCCATTGCCGGTACCATTCCTACATGATATGTTACCGATTCTTCTTGGTGCCAATTCTTCCCAGGACAGGTCTGGATCTAATGTGATATAATGTTGTGTTCACTCACAGAACACGCAGAAATACTAGCAACAGCTGTGCACTAGGTTTGAACTTACAACCTGCAAGCAAGCAACTCAATACCCTACCCACCTGATCACTTTCTACCAGATACTTCTATACGTCTTTGTGGTGGTTGGGGTGCAGGGTTTCAAATCTTGAATACAGTTATATGCTGGGTCAAGTAAGAGTAGCAGCCTTAAATGGGCACTGGTATGGTAACTTTTGTTTCCATAGCAACACTAAAGGCTCATGTGTTGGATTGTTACTATATAGCAACACTGGCCACTCAATGTTTAAATAGTTGCCATAGTAACACTCACCAGTCACTTTGTATTGTTACCATAGCAACACTGACATTCACTGTTTATACAGCTCTCATAGCAACACTGATCACTCACTGTTTTTATAGTTCCCATAGCAACTCTGATCACTCGCTGCTTATACACCTACTATATCAACACTAAACACTGGTCATATAGTTACTATAGCAACACTTACAGACTTATTACCATAGTAACACTGATGTAATTGCTGTCTTTTATCACCCCCACAGTGTCACCTTACAGCTGCAGTATGCCCAGAGTCAACTAGAGAAACTGACCAAAATTAATGTCTTCAATGCTACATTCCATATATGGTAAGTGAAAGGTCTAttggtctgttgttgttgtttatcattTTAGACACCCAAACTCTTGCCCCTGGTACACTGTACTACTCACCACCCTAAATACATGTGTCATGCCAAATAAGCCCTGGCTGATCAAAACTCTTTGAGTTGGTTtagtagatggaatctgaaaggaGGCTGCCAAGTgcctgtgtgggtgggtgtgtgtgtatgtgtatctccttgtcttgacatcacatgatagttgtaaaacaaacatccccATCATCaggtggtgtccttcatttctggTCATTCAGGAAAACCTGTTCGATCATGAGAAGGAAATGAGTTGGGTTGGTGACGTCTACTTTTCAATGTTTGCATTGGGTCAGATGGatttattgaaacagattttcctgcagctggatgcccttcctgtcaccaaccattacTTGTTTCCAAGCCAGCTAAAATGTCcatatgaccagacatgttttcatagagtATTGGAAatgggggtaaagacccccttcggtcatgaatgaccatggaattgcacctagaaagttaccctcctacacacaagtccgggcaaggttgtttatggaagaccagcagtcgcccatgcataccagcctcccctctccacgccaccagtgttatccaagggaaagacaaaggtcgatacagctttgcacaagtgacgtcgcaactcatttctacagctgagtgaactggagcaacgtgaaataaagtgccttgctcaagaacacaccacgcagcccggtccgggattcgagctcacaacctcacgatcgtaagctcgacactctaaccactgagccatacagtGACCCTAATTTACAACTTTCATGCAATGTCAAcacaaagagacatacatacatatatagccttgtgagtgaatttggtagacagaaactggaagaagcccaatatgcctgcatggaaaatggacattaaatgttgatgatgatgtgtgtgtatatgtatatatatttgtgtgcgagtATAATTGTTCAATGTCATTTTGTTTAAGTCttcttataatatattaatttcagACAAAACCCTATTTAATAACCCTCACCTTTTTAATCTTATAATCTTATCCCTTATCATAATCTGTGACCCATAACTGAATAACAACTACCTATGTATACTGAACCCAGTAAGCCATCAtacaaaaatgtcaaaataaaaacTTCTTCATGGCCTCTTCCCTTCTATTTCCATCCTTTTTCTTTTACAGGCACAATGGTCAGTTTGTGACAATAAACAACTTCAGGTTAGGTCGTCTTCCAAGTGCTCAGGTTAGTCCAACCATATCTATGTATCATGTCCATTGCTCTgtctaacccttttgttaccatgttaAGAGGCACAAGcactttcactcacacatacacatactcacacaatggGAACCTCCGCCTCCCAAATTCAATCTCAAGGCTTCAGTTGGCCCAAgcaacacagtggaactgaacccagagcgATATAGTCGTGCATTTGCCTGCATCTTGCCCAAATCTCATCAATGGCACTTCTTTACCCAACTTACATCTGTCATCctcatcacatgtccataccagcaccATCcatcttgcacaccacatcttatCTGCCTCTTTTAACc carries:
- the LOC115223273 gene encoding beclin-1 produces the protein MASPRIDPTKSSKTPVNFVCQRCHQALKLDYSFNVMEQKSWKELTAPPKSSSVDTDGSIGILSSQESLQDMDFTPQPYTVRRYIGPQGDFDMEDELSSDFTLLGETGLGVMENLSLRLKATGYLFDIMSGQSEVDHPLCEECTDTLLDQLDRQLYFTEEECKQYKDFLLNLDNAEEKEDLETLDNELKQLEKEEMLLREQLEKVETERSEMAKLIEKEKETAKQLEVEEEKYWQEYNQCKRDLHQFQDDQRSVTLQLQYAQSQLEKLTKINVFNATFHIWHNGQFVTINNFRLGRLPSAQVDWNEINAAWGQTVLLLHALAKKMNLKFTKYRLVPYGNHSYLESLTDKSKELPLYGSGGFRFFWDTKFDHAMVAFLDCLQEFKKEVEKGDSNFCLPYKMEKGRIEDANTDTSYSIKIQFNSEEQWTKALKYMMTNLRWGLAWVSSQFPNK